The Sphingosinithalassobacter sp. CS137 genome includes a region encoding these proteins:
- the cysN gene encoding sulfate adenylyltransferase subunit CysN, whose product MSSAYRPDALIAQDISAYLAQHENKSLLRFLTCGSVDDGKSTLIGRLLYDSKMIFEDQLAALESDSRRIGTQGGEIDFALLVDGLAAEREQGITIDVAYRFFATEKRKFIVADTPGHEQYTRNMVTGASTADLAVILIDARKGVLTQTRRHSFLAHLLGIRHIVLAVNKMDLIGYDRAAFDAIVADYRAFASEIGIAAFTAIPLSGLRGDNIAAGSEAMPWYDGPTLIEHLESVEVDVTAAQAQPFRMPVQWVNRPNLDFRGFAGTIASGTIRPGDRVRILPSGRTTSIARIVGFDGDLDAAVAGQSVTLTLADEVDCSRGDVIAAADAPPEAADQFEATLVWMDPAELLPGRSYWLKLATQTVSATIRQPEHAIDVNTLARLPAKTLGLNDIGVAELATDRRIVFEPYGDSPALGGFILIDKMTNATVAAGMLHHALRRAQNVHWQTVEITREAHAAQKNQSPRLLWFTGLSGSGKSTIANLVEKRLHALGKHSFLLDGDNIRHGLNRDLGFSDADRVENIRRIGEVAKLMTDAGLIVLTAFISPFRAEREMVRRMMPEGEFFEIFVDTPLEVAEARDVKGLYRKARAGEIANFTGISSPYEPPERPEIHIDTRRTTPEEAAERIVERIMGVWAPVL is encoded by the coding sequence ATGTCCTCCGCCTATCGCCCCGACGCGCTGATCGCGCAGGACATTTCGGCCTATCTGGCGCAGCACGAGAACAAGTCGCTGCTGCGCTTCCTCACCTGCGGATCGGTCGACGACGGCAAGTCGACGCTGATCGGCCGGCTGCTCTACGATTCGAAGATGATCTTCGAGGATCAGCTCGCCGCGCTGGAGAGCGACAGCCGCCGCATCGGCACGCAGGGCGGCGAGATCGACTTCGCGCTGCTGGTCGACGGGCTCGCCGCCGAGCGCGAACAGGGCATCACCATCGACGTCGCCTATCGCTTCTTCGCGACCGAGAAGCGCAAGTTCATCGTCGCCGACACGCCGGGCCACGAGCAATATACCCGCAACATGGTGACCGGCGCGTCGACCGCCGACCTGGCCGTGATCCTGATCGACGCGCGCAAGGGCGTGCTCACCCAGACGCGCCGCCACAGCTTCCTCGCCCATCTGCTCGGCATTCGTCACATCGTGCTCGCGGTGAACAAGATGGACCTGATCGGCTATGACCGCGCGGCGTTCGACGCGATCGTCGCCGACTATCGTGCCTTCGCCAGCGAGATCGGAATCGCGGCGTTCACCGCCATTCCGCTGTCGGGGCTGCGCGGCGACAATATCGCCGCGGGATCGGAGGCGATGCCCTGGTATGACGGGCCGACGCTGATCGAGCATCTCGAAAGCGTCGAAGTCGACGTGACCGCCGCGCAAGCGCAGCCGTTCCGCATGCCGGTGCAATGGGTGAACCGGCCCAACCTCGATTTCCGCGGCTTTGCCGGGACGATCGCGAGCGGCACGATCCGGCCGGGGGATCGGGTGCGTATCCTTCCCTCCGGGCGCACCACCAGCATCGCCCGGATCGTGGGCTTCGACGGCGATCTCGACGCGGCCGTCGCCGGCCAGTCGGTAACGCTGACGCTTGCCGACGAAGTCGATTGCTCGCGCGGCGACGTGATCGCCGCCGCCGATGCCCCGCCCGAGGCCGCCGACCAGTTCGAAGCCACGCTCGTCTGGATGGACCCGGCCGAGCTGCTGCCCGGCCGCAGCTATTGGCTGAAGCTCGCCACCCAGACGGTGAGCGCCACGATCCGTCAGCCCGAACATGCGATCGACGTGAATACGCTGGCCAGGCTGCCCGCCAAGACGCTGGGCCTCAACGACATCGGCGTGGCCGAGCTGGCGACCGACCGGCGCATCGTGTTCGAACCCTATGGCGACAGCCCTGCGCTGGGCGGCTTCATCCTGATCGACAAGATGACCAACGCCACGGTGGCGGCGGGCATGCTGCACCATGCGCTGCGCCGTGCGCAGAACGTGCATTGGCAGACGGTCGAGATCACCCGCGAGGCGCATGCCGCGCAGAAGAACCAGTCGCCGCGGCTGTTGTGGTTCACCGGCCTGTCGGGATCGGGCAAGTCGACCATCGCCAATCTGGTCGAGAAGCGGCTGCACGCGCTCGGCAAACACAGTTTCCTGCTCGACGGCGACAATATCCGCCACGGCCTCAACCGCGATCTCGGCTTTTCCGACGCCGACCGCGTGGAGAATATCCGCCGCATCGGCGAAGTCGCCAAGCTGATGACCGATGCCGGGCTGATCGTGCTGACCGCCTTCATCTCGCCCTTCCGCGCCGAGCGCGAGATGGTGCGGCGAATGATGCCGGAAGGCGAGTTTTTCGAGATTTTCGTCGACACGCCGCTCGAAGTGGCCGAAGCGCGCGACGTGAAGGGGCTCTATCGCAAGGCGCGCGCGGGCGAGATCGCCAATTTCACCGGTATCTCGAGCCCCTATGAGCCGCCCGAGCGGCCGGAGATCCACATCGACACGCGCCGCACCACGCCCGAGGAAGCCGCCGAGCGGATCGTCGAGCGGATCATGGGCGTGTGGGCACCCGTGCTGTGA
- a CDS encoding CHASE4 domain-containing protein codes for MRALLAGAAHGLRRRIPVSLGAKLVLILTAVGLLGSAAITLLLAAIITPSFNQLENSAVSAHVERTRAALADFGAKLETAVRDYGDWTDSYDYMGRPNRAFEEDSFSTTAMANLAVPGMAYVRPDGSVVLARWIDTATQEDSPEMKARFLHKLAPVDLDAIAGSDSSGSFYMRLDDMIAAIGVARIRRSDGTGDPRGYVVMARTLTSDQLSRLLQISARLDLDTQVRELTVVPHVSRVEIAVPVRGPGDTPVATAAYSVPRDLSLLGKRMLLFATLGTVLLMGVVLIVLRRAIARLVLRPLHRVERHMGLVRESGSMRLLKEAPRDDEIGSLVTSFNSMLRQLKDLREQLEMQSFKLGRSESAVAVMHNVRNALNPISTILSQGLGRSEAVDRGLIDKAVAELIRDDLPPARRQKLAAFLAAATEAMEAEREERRRQLEVGREALHHVLEIIGKQQEAAHERPQLEACDISDIIAQNATIARYSGGSSIAFGFPSTPHWVRANRVILSQVVGNLFANAAEAIAATGRESGSISVSVTEAEDSVRVVIRDDGDGFEPGSAPTLFQRGFSTRKHKSGGLGLHWCANALGAMQGKLELRSDGPGTGARAVLTLQAAGEMRDSEDLAA; via the coding sequence ATGCGGGCACTGCTCGCCGGCGCCGCGCACGGGCTGCGCAGGCGTATTCCCGTGTCGCTCGGCGCGAAGCTCGTCCTGATCCTCACGGCGGTCGGTCTGCTCGGCTCGGCGGCGATCACGCTGCTGCTCGCCGCGATCATCACGCCGAGCTTCAACCAGCTCGAAAACAGCGCCGTTTCCGCGCATGTCGAGCGCACTCGCGCCGCGCTGGCGGATTTTGGCGCAAAGCTGGAGACGGCGGTGCGCGACTATGGCGACTGGACCGACAGCTACGACTATATGGGGCGCCCGAACCGCGCCTTCGAGGAGGATTCCTTCTCCACCACCGCGATGGCCAATCTGGCGGTCCCCGGCATGGCCTATGTCCGCCCCGACGGATCGGTCGTGCTCGCGCGCTGGATCGATACCGCGACGCAGGAGGATTCGCCGGAGATGAAGGCGCGCTTCCTGCACAAGCTCGCGCCGGTCGATCTCGATGCGATTGCCGGGAGCGACAGTTCGGGCAGTTTCTACATGCGGCTGGACGACATGATCGCCGCGATCGGCGTCGCGCGCATCCGGCGCAGCGACGGCACCGGCGATCCGCGCGGCTATGTGGTGATGGCGCGCACGCTCACTTCGGATCAGCTCAGCCGGCTGCTCCAGATCTCGGCGCGGCTCGATCTCGACACTCAGGTCAGGGAACTGACGGTGGTGCCGCACGTCTCGCGCGTCGAAATCGCAGTGCCGGTCCGCGGCCCCGGCGATACGCCGGTCGCGACCGCCGCCTATTCGGTGCCGCGCGATCTGTCGCTGCTCGGCAAGCGGATGCTGCTCTTCGCCACGCTCGGCACGGTGCTGCTGATGGGCGTCGTGCTGATCGTGCTGCGGCGAGCGATCGCCCGGCTGGTGCTCCGGCCGCTGCACCGGGTCGAGCGGCACATGGGGCTGGTACGCGAATCCGGGTCGATGCGGCTGCTGAAGGAGGCGCCGCGCGACGACGAGATCGGCAGCCTCGTCACCAGCTTCAATTCGATGCTCCGCCAGCTCAAGGATCTGCGCGAGCAGCTCGAGATGCAGTCGTTCAAGCTCGGCCGTTCGGAAAGTGCGGTCGCGGTCATGCACAATGTCCGCAACGCCCTCAATCCGATCAGCACCATCCTGAGCCAGGGGCTCGGCCGCTCCGAGGCGGTCGATCGAGGCCTGATCGACAAGGCGGTCGCCGAGCTGATCCGCGACGACTTGCCGCCCGCGCGACGGCAGAAGCTCGCGGCCTTCCTCGCCGCAGCCACCGAAGCGATGGAGGCCGAGCGCGAGGAGCGCCGCCGCCAGCTCGAGGTGGGGCGCGAGGCGCTGCACCATGTCCTCGAGATCATCGGCAAGCAGCAGGAAGCGGCGCACGAGCGGCCGCAGCTCGAAGCCTGCGACATTTCGGACATCATCGCCCAGAATGCGACGATCGCGCGTTATTCGGGCGGCAGCTCGATCGCGTTCGGCTTCCCCTCGACGCCGCACTGGGTGCGCGCGAACCGCGTGATCCTGAGCCAGGTGGTCGGCAATCTCTTCGCCAACGCCGCCGAGGCGATCGCGGCGACCGGGCGCGAGAGCGGCAGCATCTCCGTGTCCGTCACCGAGGCGGAAGACAGCGTGCGCGTCGTGATCCGCGACGATGGCGACGGCTTCGAGCCCGGCTCGGCGCCGACGCTGTTCCAGCGCGGTTTCTCCACCCGCAAGCACAAGTCGGGCGGGCTGGGGCTGCACTGGTGCGCCAATGCGCTGGGCGCAATGCAGGGCAAGCTCGAGCTGCGCAGCGACGGTCCGGGCACCGGCGCGCGCGCGGTGCTCACGCTGCAGGCGGCGGGGGAGATGCGGGACAGCGAGGATCTCGCCGCCTAG
- a CDS encoding EAL domain-containing protein: MRILIVDDEPAMHQSYRQVFGSGAAGAGSSAALSAMAAELFGDDEGAGDAPDAPSANDSIVFDCNHQSQGLDAVAEVEASIASGERFAVAFIDVRMPPGIDGKETARRIRALDPDINLVIVTGYSDFSPLDISRAAGPADKIFYIAKPFQAEEVLQTASALAHRWQVDRELAQAREALAAKIDELEEQKLELAANESRAVHLANHDPLTDAPNRLAFLRALTEHVRGRDCFAMAMMDLDRFKLVNDTLGHLAGDELIRMVCELLQRTVPEGSLVARLGGDEFAVLMRVIGEDEAAMCCEKLIKAVSTSFKVFGHSVQGGASIGLVVVDPDETTDPIDVMRRADLALNESKRAGRGVARSFDESMDESIRFRRQIESGLSQAIANGELRLVYQPIVHRDRLEVVGFEALMRWNTEEYGPISPAMFIPIAEESNLIHELGDWAIDEALKTLQHWPGQYVSVNFSPRQFRRQNFVGHVIERVQRSGVSPSRFQIEITETAIFDDAERAAETLYRLRQMGFRIALDDFGTGYSSLYNIRKFALDCLKIDRSFIDGMGRERESAAIVHSIIHLGRALGLEVVAEGVETEAQLQTLLTAGCSHLQGYHLARPVDADQALALAEQRYFAADGEAEPELQASYGTTG, translated from the coding sequence GTGCGCATTCTGATCGTGGACGACGAACCGGCGATGCACCAATCGTATCGCCAGGTGTTCGGATCCGGCGCCGCCGGCGCGGGGAGCAGTGCCGCGCTTTCGGCGATGGCGGCCGAGCTGTTCGGCGACGATGAAGGCGCCGGTGATGCGCCCGATGCCCCGTCGGCGAACGATTCCATCGTCTTCGACTGCAATCACCAGAGTCAGGGCCTCGATGCGGTCGCCGAAGTGGAGGCCAGCATCGCGAGCGGCGAGCGGTTCGCGGTCGCCTTCATCGACGTGCGCATGCCCCCCGGTATCGACGGCAAGGAGACCGCCAGGCGGATTCGTGCGCTCGATCCCGACATCAATCTGGTGATCGTTACCGGCTATTCCGATTTCTCGCCGCTCGACATCAGCCGCGCGGCGGGTCCCGCGGACAAGATCTTCTACATCGCCAAGCCGTTCCAGGCCGAGGAAGTGCTCCAGACCGCGAGCGCGCTGGCGCACCGCTGGCAGGTGGACCGCGAACTCGCGCAGGCGCGCGAGGCGCTCGCCGCCAAGATCGACGAGCTCGAGGAACAGAAGCTCGAGCTTGCGGCAAACGAATCCAGGGCCGTTCACTTGGCCAATCACGATCCGCTGACCGATGCGCCGAACAGGCTCGCTTTTCTCCGCGCGCTTACCGAGCATGTTCGCGGCCGGGATTGCTTCGCGATGGCGATGATGGACCTCGATCGGTTCAAGCTCGTCAACGATACGCTGGGCCATCTCGCGGGCGACGAGCTGATCCGCATGGTTTGCGAGCTGCTTCAGCGCACCGTGCCCGAGGGGAGTCTGGTCGCGCGGCTGGGTGGCGACGAATTCGCGGTGCTGATGAGGGTGATCGGCGAGGACGAGGCGGCGATGTGCTGCGAAAAGCTCATCAAGGCCGTATCGACGAGCTTCAAGGTGTTCGGCCACTCGGTGCAGGGCGGCGCCTCGATCGGGCTGGTGGTCGTCGATCCCGACGAGACCACCGATCCGATCGACGTCATGCGTCGCGCCGATCTCGCGCTCAACGAATCCAAGCGTGCCGGCCGCGGCGTCGCACGCTCGTTCGACGAGAGCATGGACGAGTCGATCCGCTTCCGTCGCCAGATCGAAAGCGGCTTGAGTCAGGCCATTGCCAATGGCGAACTCCGGCTGGTCTATCAGCCGATCGTGCATCGCGACCGGCTCGAAGTCGTCGGGTTCGAGGCGCTGATGCGGTGGAACACCGAGGAATATGGCCCGATCTCGCCGGCGATGTTCATTCCGATCGCCGAGGAATCGAACCTGATCCACGAGCTCGGCGACTGGGCGATCGACGAGGCGCTCAAGACGCTCCAGCACTGGCCGGGGCAATATGTCTCGGTCAATTTCTCGCCGCGCCAGTTCCGCCGCCAGAATTTCGTCGGCCATGTGATCGAGCGCGTGCAGCGCAGCGGCGTCTCGCCCTCGCGCTTCCAGATCGAGATCACCGAAACCGCGATCTTCGACGATGCCGAGCGTGCCGCCGAGACTCTCTATCGCCTGCGCCAGATGGGTTTCCGCATCGCGCTCGACGATTTCGGCACCGGCTATTCCTCGCTGTACAACATTCGCAAATTCGCGCTCGACTGTCTGAAGATCGACCGCAGCTTCATCGACGGCATGGGCCGCGAGCGCGAAAGCGCCGCGATCGTCCATTCGATCATCCATCTGGGCCGCGCGCTGGGGCTCGAAGTCGTCGCCGAGGGCGTCGAGACCGAAGCGCAGCTCCAGACGCTGCTGACGGCCGGATGCAGCCATCTGCAGGGCTATCACCTCGCGCGTCCGGTCGACGCCGATCAGGCGCTGGCGCTCGCCGAGCAGCGCTATTTCGCGGCGGATGGCGAGGCGGAGCCGGAGCTACAGGCGAGTTACGGGACCACCGGCTGA
- a CDS encoding SET domain-containing protein, whose protein sequence is MGYDIWFVLAVCLSFSAYAVYLLGLRRELVRPNRASWLIWSGATALEAVTYAAVNPGAPQGWVFAMSAVACIAVTIGIWRRSSWAPPTNTETACIAICASALLVWAVFREAHWAHLLVVAAVPVSFWPTWQSVWQDRTRERSPAWGLWTLGDLAVLIVAVRGPSLGVAELGYVLVELLCHASVWFMIGLATINPIRSLGVRRGPLFVLDAYRPTDNLFRVEENHLGKAVYAATRFAPGDTLLEFTGRRFRADQIPSIMHGRSDRFVQVTPDHYMGPSGRLDDLVNHSCDPNAGLRFVDEGVFLVAVRDIAPGEEVTWDYSTTLTQSNWHMICQCRAETCRRVIGNFESLDPDRQEWFRARNLVAPYLRRKDSVTRERKAS, encoded by the coding sequence TTGGGCTACGATATCTGGTTCGTTCTGGCGGTCTGCCTCAGCTTTTCCGCCTATGCCGTCTATCTGCTCGGGCTGCGTCGCGAGCTGGTGCGGCCGAACCGCGCCTCGTGGCTGATCTGGAGCGGCGCGACCGCGCTCGAAGCAGTCACCTATGCCGCAGTGAACCCCGGCGCGCCGCAGGGCTGGGTCTTTGCCATGTCCGCCGTCGCCTGCATCGCAGTCACCATCGGCATCTGGCGCCGCTCGTCCTGGGCGCCGCCGACCAATACCGAAACCGCGTGCATCGCCATCTGCGCGAGCGCGCTGCTCGTCTGGGCGGTGTTCCGCGAGGCGCATTGGGCGCATCTGCTGGTGGTCGCCGCGGTGCCGGTGAGCTTCTGGCCGACGTGGCAGAGCGTGTGGCAGGACCGCACGCGCGAACGCTCCCCCGCCTGGGGCCTGTGGACGCTGGGCGATCTGGCGGTGCTGATCGTCGCGGTGCGCGGGCCTTCGTTGGGCGTGGCGGAGCTTGGCTATGTGCTGGTCGAGCTGCTCTGCCATGCGAGCGTCTGGTTCATGATCGGGCTCGCGACGATCAATCCGATCCGCTCGCTGGGCGTGCGGCGCGGCCCGCTGTTCGTGCTCGACGCCTATCGGCCCACCGATAACCTGTTCCGGGTCGAGGAGAATCACCTCGGCAAGGCGGTTTACGCCGCGACGCGCTTCGCTCCGGGCGACACGCTGCTCGAATTCACCGGCCGCCGCTTCCGCGCCGATCAGATCCCCAGCATCATGCACGGGCGCAGCGACCGTTTCGTCCAGGTGACGCCCGACCATTATATGGGCCCGTCCGGCCGGCTCGACGATCTGGTCAACCACAGCTGCGACCCCAACGCCGGTCTGCGCTTCGTCGACGAGGGCGTGTTCCTGGTCGCGGTGCGCGACATCGCGCCCGGCGAGGAAGTGACCTGGGATTATTCGACGACGCTCACCCAGTCGAACTGGCACATGATCTGCCAGTGCCGGGCCGAAACGTGCCGCCGGGTGATCGGAAACTTCGAATCGCTCGATCCGGATCGGCAGGAGTGGTTCCGCGCGCGCAACCTGGTAGCGCCCTATCTGCGCCGGAAGGACAGCGTCACCCGCGAGCGCAAGGCGAGCTGA
- a CDS encoding 3'(2'),5'-bisphosphate nucleotidase CysQ codes for MGTRAVNDHALAASIAAEAGALLLRLQREGTAGSALGAAGDRQANALILKRLRAERPDDAILSEESPDDLARCDARRAWIVDPLDGTREFADCRDDWAVHVGLSVDGAAAVGAVALPALDTVLSTGTPLPLPPGNHPPRLLVSRTRPPAEAARVAQAIGAELVPMGSAGAKAMAVVRGTGDIYLHSGGQFQWDNCAPVAVALAAGLHASRLDGSPLVYNGAERAIPDLLISRREWAEPVLEALSRS; via the coding sequence GTGGGCACCCGTGCTGTGAACGACCATGCACTGGCGGCGTCGATCGCCGCCGAGGCGGGCGCGCTGCTGCTGCGCCTCCAGCGCGAGGGCACCGCCGGCAGCGCGCTTGGCGCGGCGGGCGACCGCCAGGCGAACGCGCTGATCCTGAAGCGGCTGCGGGCCGAGCGACCCGACGACGCGATCCTTTCGGAAGAATCGCCCGACGATCTCGCCCGCTGCGACGCTCGGCGCGCGTGGATCGTCGATCCGCTCGACGGGACCCGCGAATTCGCCGACTGCCGCGACGATTGGGCCGTGCACGTCGGCCTGTCAGTCGACGGAGCGGCGGCGGTCGGCGCGGTCGCCCTGCCCGCGCTGGACACGGTGCTGTCGACCGGAACGCCGCTGCCGCTGCCGCCCGGCAATCATCCGCCCCGCCTACTGGTCAGCCGCACCCGCCCCCCCGCCGAAGCGGCGCGCGTGGCGCAGGCGATCGGCGCCGAGCTGGTGCCGATGGGCTCGGCGGGCGCCAAGGCGATGGCGGTGGTGCGCGGGACGGGCGACATCTACCTGCATTCGGGCGGCCAGTTTCAGTGGGACAATTGCGCGCCGGTCGCGGTTGCGCTGGCGGCCGGGCTGCACGCCTCGCGGCTCGACGGATCGCCGCTCGTCTATAACGGCGCCGAGCGCGCGATTCCCGATCTGCTGATCAGCCGCCGCGAATGGGCGGAGCCGGTGCTGGAAGCGCTCTCCCGAAGCTGA
- a CDS encoding response regulator, which yields MSRLAGIRVLIVEDEPVVAMCLEDMLMALGCSVIGPAGRLAEGLALARDAQADAAVLDINLAGERSDTIAAALRARGIPFVFASGYGNAPAGFEEGVPLLGKPYREADLAAALERVLA from the coding sequence ATGAGCCGCCTTGCCGGAATCCGCGTGCTGATCGTCGAGGACGAGCCGGTCGTCGCAATGTGCCTCGAAGACATGCTGATGGCGCTTGGGTGCAGCGTGATCGGCCCCGCCGGACGGCTCGCCGAGGGACTGGCGCTCGCCCGCGACGCGCAGGCGGACGCCGCCGTTCTCGACATCAACCTGGCGGGCGAACGCAGCGACACGATCGCCGCGGCGCTGCGGGCGCGCGGCATCCCGTTCGTCTTCGCCAGCGGCTACGGCAATGCACCCGCGGGCTTCGAAGAAGGCGTGCCGTTGCTCGGCAAACCCTATCGCGAAGCCGATCTGGCGGCGGCGCTGGAGCGCGTGCTGGCCTAG
- a CDS encoding PAS domain S-box protein, with translation MASSEYSEEPAADPLPGDEPRPSGEDEFRLIADSAPVPIWVTRLDRTRSFVNRAYLDFLGVDYPAALVFDWRTIIHPDDRDRIVAESIAGEAGLQTFTLEGRYRRGDGSWRWLRSVSQPRRDARGRHIGFIGVAHDVTEAKEAELALREREAQLSAFVNQATAGFAQTDLSGRFTLVNDRFCAISGWTRAELLNRTMQSITHPDDLGRNQKLFDRAIRERVPFVLEKRYVRSDGEIVWVNNSVAVLRRETGEPYGVLAVTIDVTDRRANEMALRKSEESIRLAVECAGMATWELDLASMSGVWSANRFDLLGLERHPAGEGSVDDWLARVHPDDREAVRAAAFGCFDDSSPFTIEYRIHRADTGEERWLQSHGSCIEQGEERARRFVGVSFDVTTRKRAEQELRASEARFRTIFEQANDYLITCDLDHRITSVNPALLAALGYAEDQLVGRSIGDFMDADQFAQSREMLRRKLIEGGTTRHTIRVRSSDGRELVWEVNSQLTSDEEDGTVTGLHAIARDVTEAKRFEAHQRLLIDELNHRVKNTLAIVQGIAQQTFRNEEDMAAARAAFEGRLAALSEAHNLLTREHWSPVSMARIISDAVAPHGGGEGRFLLDGPDLALAPKTAISLALAVHELATNAVKHGALSVAEGAVTIRWSRDADRLLLEWTERGGPPVRHPERRGFGTRMIERGLAAELSGSVTIHFDPEGLRCTVEAPIPSAAA, from the coding sequence ATGGCCAGTTCGGAGTATAGTGAAGAGCCTGCTGCCGATCCCCTGCCGGGGGATGAGCCGCGGCCCAGCGGCGAGGACGAATTTCGCCTGATCGCCGACAGCGCACCGGTGCCGATCTGGGTGACTCGCCTCGACCGGACCCGCAGCTTCGTGAACCGTGCCTATCTGGATTTCCTCGGCGTCGACTATCCCGCGGCACTGGTGTTCGATTGGCGCACGATCATTCACCCCGACGATCGGGATCGTATCGTCGCGGAGTCGATTGCCGGCGAAGCCGGTCTGCAGACCTTTACGCTCGAGGGCCGCTATCGCCGCGGCGACGGCAGCTGGCGCTGGCTGCGGTCGGTATCGCAGCCGCGACGCGACGCGCGGGGACGGCATATCGGCTTCATCGGCGTCGCCCACGACGTGACCGAGGCGAAGGAAGCCGAACTCGCGCTGCGCGAGCGCGAGGCGCAACTTTCCGCCTTCGTCAATCAGGCGACGGCAGGCTTCGCCCAGACCGATCTGAGCGGCCGGTTCACGCTGGTGAACGACCGCTTCTGCGCGATCTCCGGCTGGACGCGCGCGGAGCTGCTCAACCGGACGATGCAGTCGATCACGCATCCGGACGACCTCGGCAGGAACCAGAAGCTGTTCGATCGCGCCATTCGCGAGCGCGTGCCGTTCGTGCTCGAGAAGCGCTATGTCCGCAGCGACGGCGAGATCGTGTGGGTGAACAATTCGGTTGCGGTCCTCCGCCGCGAGACCGGCGAACCCTATGGCGTTCTGGCGGTGACGATCGACGTCACCGATCGGCGCGCGAACGAGATGGCGCTGCGCAAGAGCGAGGAGAGCATCCGCCTCGCCGTCGAATGTGCGGGCATGGCGACCTGGGAACTCGATCTCGCCTCGATGAGCGGAGTCTGGTCCGCAAACCGGTTTGATCTTCTTGGACTCGAGCGCCATCCGGCCGGAGAGGGCTCGGTCGACGACTGGCTGGCGCGCGTCCACCCCGACGATCGCGAAGCGGTGCGCGCGGCTGCCTTCGGCTGCTTCGACGATTCGAGCCCCTTCACGATCGAATATCGGATCCACCGGGCCGATACGGGCGAGGAGCGCTGGCTGCAGAGCCATGGAAGCTGCATCGAGCAGGGCGAGGAGCGCGCCCGGCGGTTCGTGGGCGTGTCGTTCGACGTCACCACGCGCAAGCGCGCCGAACAGGAATTGCGCGCCAGCGAGGCGCGCTTCCGCACGATCTTCGAACAGGCGAACGATTATCTGATCACCTGCGATCTCGATCACCGGATCACGTCGGTGAACCCCGCCCTGCTCGCCGCACTCGGCTATGCCGAGGATCAGCTCGTCGGCCGCTCGATCGGCGATTTCATGGACGCGGACCAGTTCGCCCAAAGCCGCGAGATGCTCCGGCGCAAGCTGATCGAGGGCGGGACCACGCGGCACACGATCCGCGTGCGCTCGAGCGACGGGCGCGAGCTGGTCTGGGAAGTCAATTCACAGCTCACGTCCGACGAAGAGGACGGCACCGTGACCGGGCTGCACGCGATCGCGCGCGACGTGACCGAAGCCAAGCGGTTCGAGGCGCATCAGCGGCTGCTGATCGACGAACTCAACCACCGGGTGAAGAACACGCTGGCGATCGTCCAGGGCATTGCGCAGCAGACCTTCCGCAACGAGGAAGACATGGCGGCGGCGCGCGCCGCGTTCGAGGGGCGGCTGGCGGCGCTGTCCGAAGCGCACAACCTGCTCACGCGCGAACACTGGTCGCCGGTTTCGATGGCGCGGATCATCAGCGACGCGGTCGCGCCGCACGGCGGCGGCGAAGGCCGCTTCCTGCTCGACGGGCCGGACCTGGCGCTCGCCCCCAAGACCGCGATCTCGCTGGCGCTTGCGGTGCACGAACTGGCGACCAACGCCGTCAAGCACGGTGCGCTTTCGGTGGCCGAGGGAGCGGTGACGATCCGCTGGAGCCGCGACGCGGACCGACTGCTGCTCGAATGGACCGAGCGCGGCGGACCGCCCGTGCGCCACCCCGAACGCCGCGGTTTCGGCACGCGGATGATCGAGCGCGGACTGGCCGCCGAGCTGAGCGGCAGCGTCACGATCCACTTCGATCCGGAGGGGCTGCGCTGCACCGTCGAAGCGCCGATCCCGAGCGCGGCCGCATGA